ACGTATCTTTTGGCCACCTTTTGCAGCTCCTCATCCTCCAGCAGAAAAGCCAGGGGGATAAAGCCGTCCAGCCAGTAGGGCACCCTTTCCCAGCCGTCCTTGTCCCCTCCTATCCATTTGCTGTCCCGGATGTCGGGCCAGATCCTGTACAATGCTCCGCTGAGCCCCCGGGCCTGGAGCTCCAGCTGCCGCCGGAGCCACCCGTGGGGCCGGATGCGGGCGGGGGATATAGATCGGTATTTTGCTTTGCGCATCATGCTGCTCCTCTATTTGACCCGTGAAACGATGACCTTGTCTATATACACCTCCGCTCCGTCGCAGCTGTGCATATAGAGGCCGCAGCCTCTGCTCTGCCAGATCTTCCTCTCGCCCAGGTCTATCCTGACGTAATCTCCTGAGAGCTCCGAGGCCTTGACGAAGCGGCTGAAGATGGTGCCTCCGGCGAAGGGGTCCCACAGCTCTGCCTGCAGGGCTCTGTCCCCTTTGCCCTTTTTCTTCAGGCGGACTACTGCGGAAAGCTTTATGCCGGCCGCGCCCTTGGCCTGCAGCTCGTTGACCAGATGGGTCAGGTCTCTCACCATGCACCTGTCTCCGTCCGAGGGCAGGCACACGGCCGCCTTGCCTCCCGAGGCCTTGGGATCCCGTCTGAGGGCGCTGAGGGTCCCCTCCTCTCTCAGGATAAAGTCGCCGGCCTCGATGACAAAGGCGCCCTTTTCCTTTTTGAAGGGCAGCACCGGAGCGTAGGGAGAAATGTCGATGGACCTGGACTCCGAATAAAAGGCGTTGTCCGTCTTTTTGGCGTGCTCAAACACTGCCTTCACGTATTCCTTTTCGTCGCTGATGGGCAGATATCCGCTGTCGGCCACCGCCTTTTTGGTGTCCTCGTCCGCCGTAAACCAGCCCGTCTGGAACCAGAAGAGCTCGTTTTCTATGCGGTCCCTGTAGACTCCATCGGCCGTCTCCAGAGCCAGCCGGAAGAGCCGGAAGAAGTATATCATCTCCTCCGTGTTCATCCAGCTCACGTCGTTCATATAGGTGGACAGGAATATGTTCCTGCTGCGGATGAGCCTTTCGCAGCCGCAGATCACTTCGTAGAGATACTTCCAGCAGGGGCCGTAGTAGTGCTGCATAAAATCTCTGATGAGGGCGTCGTCGTCTATGTCCGGATCCCACAAGAGGTGGGCCAGCAGATAGTTTTTCAGCACGTTGAAGGCAGGGCTCAGATTGAACCGGTCCCCCTGCTCAAACACGGCGCAGGCATGGTGCTTCCTGAAGCTCTGCACGTCCGGCTTCAGAGAATGGAAGTTGGGGTGAATGATATAGTAGTTGTTGAAGTTCACCGTGTAGTTCCAGATAAAGAGGTTTTTGGCGGTTTTGCCCCAGGCCTCCAGGTTCTTATAGAAATCGCCGTTCACCGTCTGCTGGTCCGCGTAGGGGAATATGCGGCAGTTCTTTATCACCCGGTAGGGCCTGTG
The nucleotide sequence above comes from Abditibacteriota bacterium. Encoded proteins:
- a CDS encoding DUF4838 domain-containing protein, translated to MLYICIILLALLSARAWALRLTKDGKTDVRIVAGRDATEPEKNAARELAGYLKKISGADFRVVSKPSDGVNIYVGQTRAVKALLPKFDWDSLKRDGILIKSGAKYLILAGDRPRGTLYAVYTFLEDYLGVRFLTAETEVVPENRDIQVPGSLKKVKKPDFFSREAYYKMNMANPRHAVKLKLNGHNNFIPEEWGGHCELIGFAHTFGRMLLKKEDYFEAHPEWYAEIDGRRVPTQPCLSNTDMLDEVAKNVLRELDKRRDPQMISITQNDNESPCRCEKCRALVEKYGSESGVLIHALNYIYDKVKDRYPDVLLETFAYQYTVPAPTNIKPVDNVIIRLCDIENNFGEPIEEKSKHRPYRVIKNCRIFPYADQQTVNGDFYKNLEAWGKTAKNLFIWNYTVNFNNYYIIHPNFHSLKPDVQSFRKHHACAVFEQGDRFNLSPAFNVLKNYLLAHLLWDPDIDDDALIRDFMQHYYGPCWKYLYEVICGCERLIRSRNIFLSTYMNDVSWMNTEEMIYFFRLFRLALETADGVYRDRIENELFWFQTGWFTADEDTKKAVADSGYLPISDEKEYVKAVFEHAKKTDNAFYSESRSIDISPYAPVLPFKKEKGAFVIEAGDFILREEGTLSALRRDPKASGGKAAVCLPSDGDRCMVRDLTHLVNELQAKGAAGIKLSAVVRLKKKGKGDRALQAELWDPFAGGTIFSRFVKASELSGDYVRIDLGERKIWQSRGCGLYMHSCDGAEVYIDKVIVSRVK